The following are encoded in a window of Myxocyprinus asiaticus isolate MX2 ecotype Aquarium Trade chromosome 17, UBuf_Myxa_2, whole genome shotgun sequence genomic DNA:
- the LOC127455305 gene encoding G-protein coupled receptor 135 produces the protein MDLPGIINTTMDNMSGSGFILEIVTINPVLNSLTTQPSAGSNHSAGGEMHLNITVISLERNSVFQGIAVAAQALLLLAIFLLSSLGNSAVVVVIIKHRQLRTVTNAFIMSLSLSDFLTAILCLPFSFMMLFSRDGKWMFGERFCVANGFFNTCFGIISTLTMTLISFDRYYAIVRQPQAKIGRRRAIQLLVAVWLSAMFFSFPWYLLVQTSGRMVVHKQGFYHCMYVFHSGTSRMGTAYSIALLVVCYLLPFTLMCFCHYNICKTVRLSEIRVRPVTTYAHLLRFYSEMRTATTVLIMIVFSIFCWGPYCLMGTITALGNYSFNPAMDTVAIWMAWANGAINPLIYAIRNPNISMLLGRSREEGYRTRNIAAYLSTQTQRRDAVRTSAHRIRDWYVSRHGANSRLSSSSPANGGEVAMWACKNPAVFFCRDAHPDTITEPEVPKDETADTSL, from the coding sequence ATGGATCTCCCTGGCATCATCAATACGACCATGGACAACATGTCTGGTTCGGGCTTCATTTTGGAGATTGTCACCATCAATCCTGTTCTAAACAGCCTGACCACTCAGCCCAGCGCTGGAAGCAACCACTCAGCTGGGGGCGAGATGCACCTCAACATCACGGTGATTAGTTTGGAGAGGAACTCGGTTTTCCAGGGCATCGCAGTGGCCGCGCAAGCGCTGCTGCTCTTGGCCATATTCTTGCTGTCCAGTCTGGGTAATTCAGCCGTTGTGGTGGTCATCATCAAACACAGACAGCTGAGAACAGTGACCAATGCATTCATCATGTCCCTATCCCTTTCTGACTTCCTGACGGCCATTCTTTGCTTACCCTTCTCCTTCATGATGCTCTTCAGCAGGGATGGCAAGTGGATGTTTGGGGAGCGCTTCTGCGTCGCCAACGGCTTTTTCAACACCTGCTTCGGCATCATCTCCACCCTGACCATGACTCTTATCTCATTTGATCGATATTATGCCATTGTCAGGCAGCCACAGGCCAAAATCGGTAGGAGGAGAGCGATTCAGCTCCTGGTGGCCGTTTGGTTATCAGCAATGTTCTTCTCCTTCCCGTGGTACCTGCTTGTGCAGACCTCAGGGCGCATGGTGGTGCACAAACAGGGCTTTTATCATTGCATGTACGTGTTCCATTCTGGCACCTCCAGGATGGGCACTGCCTACAGCATAGCTTTATTAGTGGTGTGTTACCTGCTGCCATTCACCCTCATGTGCTTCTGTCACTATAACATCTGTAAAACTGTCCGACTGTCGGAGATCAGGGTGCGGCCGGTGACCACTTATGCGCACCTGTTGCGCTTCTACAGCGAGATGCGCACCGCGACCACCGTCCTCATCATGATCGTGTTCAGCATCTTCTGCTGGGGACCATACTGCCTGATGGGCACCATCACAGCTCTAGGGAACTACTCTTTTAATCCTGCTATGGACACTGTGGCTATTTGGATGGCATGGGCCAATGGTGCCATTAATCCTTTGATTTACGCCATTAGGAACCCGAATATATCCATGCTGTTGGGCCGGAGCAGGGAGGAGGGATATAGGACTAGAAACATCGCTGCTTACCTGTCCACGCAGACGCAGCGCAGGGACGCAGTCCGGACGTCGGCGCATCGAATACGGGATTGGTACGTGAGCCGGCACGGTGCAAACAGCCGACTGTCTTCCTCCAGCCCAGCCAACGGTGGAGAAGTGGCCATGTGGGCCTGTAAGAACCCAGCAGTGTTTTTCTGTAGAGATGCCCATCCTGATACAATCACTGAACCCGAGGTGCCCAAAGATGAGACGGCTGACACCAGTTTGTAA
- the LOC127455309 gene encoding JNK1/MAPK8-associated membrane protein-like, with translation MAVAMSSTCPGLYCGRTIINESIEGECGVCPRGQRTNIQKICEKCTGSPELYDWLYLGFMAMLPLVLHWFFIEWYSGKKSSSALFQHITALFECTAAAVVTLLLSDPVGLLSIRSCKVKMLSDWYTMLYNPSPDYVTTLHCTQEAVFPLYTIVLIYYAFCLVFMMMLRPLLVKKIACGLGKTDRFKSIYAALYFFPILTVLQAVGGGLLYYAFPFIILVLSLVTLAVYMSASEIQSFKNLVAKKKRLVVLFSHWLLHAYGIISISRLDKLEQDLPLLALVPGPALFYLLTARFTEPNRILSEGGNGH, from the exons ATGG CTGTAGCAATGAGCTCGACCTGTCCTGGGCTGTACTGTGGAAGAACCATCATAAACGAGTCCATTGAAGGAGAGTGTGGG GTTTGCCCTCGTGGCCAGAGGACAAACATCCAGAAGATTTGCGAGAAATGCACCGGATCTCCTGAGCTCTATGATTGGCTGTACTTGGGTTTCATGGCCATGCTGCCTCTAGTCCTTCACTGGTTCTTTATTGAGTGGTATTCGGGGAAGAAAAG TTCCAGTGCACTCTTCCAGCATATCACTGCCCTGTTTGAATGCACGGCTGCTGCTGTAGTGACTCTGCTGCTCAGCGATCCTGTTGGCCTGCTATCCATTCGCTCCTGTAAGGTTAAGATGCTTTCTGATTGGTACACCATGCTGTACAACCCCAGCCCTGACTATGTGACCACACTGCACTGCACGCAGGAGGCCGTGTTCCCTCT gTACACCATTGTGTTGATCTACTACGCCTTCTGTCTGGTCTTTATGATGATGCTGCGGCCTCTGCTGGTTAAAAAGATTGCGTGTGGTTTAGGCAAGACAGATCGTTTCAAAAGCATCTACGCAGCGCTCTATTTCTTCCCTATTCTGACTGTCCTCCAGGCTGTTGGGGGAGGTCTTCTAT ATTATGCATTCCCTTTTATAATTTTGGTCTTATCTTTGGTCACCTTGGCCGTTTACATGTCCGCTTCGGAGATACAG TCTTTCAAAAACCTCGTCGCTAAGAAGAAAAGGCTTGTGGTTCTCTTCAGCCATTGGCTTCTGCATGCCTATGGTATCATCTCCATTTCCCGACTGGATAAACTGGAGCAAGATTTGCCTCTGTTGGCTCTTGTGCCCGGACCTGCCTTATTCTACTTACTGACAGCAAGGTTCACAGAGCCAAACAGAATTCTATCTGAGGGTGGAAATGGACACTGA